In the genome of Candida dubliniensis CD36 chromosome 3, complete sequence, the window tgatATCTCGTTTTGCAGCTCTTGCAAGGcccaaaaaaacaaaacaaacaaaatacGTTCCAACTTACACGACTGTTTGACTAGATCTTTTTCAAACTGAACAACCcacagaaaaaaaaaatgagaCATGCAAATCAAATATACCAGAAATCACCAGAAGTCTCAAAACTGTTAACTTCCTCCCATACTTCCCTCCACCCATCATCATCGCATTTCATTCCTTCTTTGCCTAGTTTGCAATTCACCTTTGATTTTTCACTCATCAACTGActtgttttttatttgttatcATATCGACACCATATGACCATTTACtcattttttatatttgatcGTCACTGTAATTGCATTTATAACAGAGAGTATACCCATGTTGCCTCCTCGAACGATACTTTATCAGgacaaataaataaaagtaATGATTCCAATAGTTcgaaattattatttggtaTTTTGTATTCtttgaaaacaatatcTAATAAATTGGCTGATGACGACGAAACtgaaatgaatgaattgaaatcgTTCAACATTGGGTCATTTAAAGTCCATTTCTGGGAATCATTATCACGGTttaaatttgttattgtcaCCAAT includes:
- a CDS encoding transport protein particle (TRAPP) complex subunit, putative (Similar to S. cerevisiae BET5;~In S. cerevisiae: plays an essential role in the vesicular transport from endoplasmic reticulum to Golgi), giving the protein MTIYSFFIFDRHCNCIYNREYTHVASSNDTLSGQINKSNDSNSSKLLFGILYSLKTISNKLADDDETEMNELKSFNIGSFKVHFWESLSRFKFVIVTNGEVNQLSDVLFELYSNYFIKYVVKNGLMPVEFSADGEYSKINNGKFIEETDNYLQSLSIF